A single window of Loxodonta africana isolate mLoxAfr1 chromosome 10, mLoxAfr1.hap2, whole genome shotgun sequence DNA harbors:
- the RHOV gene encoding rho-related GTP-binding protein RhoV, whose amino-acid sequence MPPRDLSEPEPPPLRAPTPPPRRSSAPPELGIKCVLVGDGAVGKSSLIVSYTCNGYPARYRPTALDTFSVQVLVDGAPVRIELWDTAGQEDFDRLRSLCYPDTDVFLACFSVVQPSSFQNITEKWLPEIRTHNPQAPVLLVGTQADLRDDVNVLIQLDQGGREGPVPQPQAQGLAEKIRACCYLECSALTQKNLKEVFDSAILSAIEHKARLEKKLNAKGVRTLSRCRWKKFFCFV is encoded by the exons ATGCCCCCGCGGGATCTGAGCGAGCCTGAGCCACCGCCCCTCCGGGCCCCGACCCCTCCCCCGCGGCGGAGCAGCGCGCCCCCGGAGCTGGGCATCAAGTGCGTGCTGGTGGGCGACGGCGCAGTGGGCAAGAGCAGCCTCATCGTCAGCTACACCTGCAATGGGTATCCCGCGCGCTACCGGCCCACGGCGCTGGACACCTTCTCCG TGCAAGTCCTGGTGGACGGAGCCCCGGTGCGCATTGAGCTCTGGGATACAGCGGGACAG GAGGACTTTGACCGGCTTCGCTCCCTCTGCTACCCGGATACCGATGTCTTTCTGGCCTGCTTCAGCGTGGTGCAGCCCAGTTCCTTCCAAAACATCACAGAGAAATGGCTGCCGGAGATCCGCACTCACAACCCCCAAGCGCCGGTGCTACTGGTGGGCACCCAGGCCGACCTGAGGGACGATGTCAATGTACTAATTCAGCTGGACCAGGGGGGCCGGGAGGGCCCGGTGCCCCAACCTCAGGCTCAGGGTCTGGCCGAGAAGATCCGGGCCTGCTGCTACCTTGAGTGTTCAGCCTTGACGCAGAAGAACTTGAAGGAGGTATTTGACTCGGCCATTCTCAGTGCCATCGAGCACAAGGCTCGGCTGGAGAAGAAACTGAACGCCAAGGGCGTGCGTACCCTCTCCCGCTGCCGCTGGAAGAAGTTTTTCTGCTTTGTTTGA